One Magnolia sinica isolate HGM2019 chromosome 2, MsV1, whole genome shotgun sequence genomic window, AAAGAGACCTGCAGCACTTGTCACAGAAGAATTTATCCTCAGCGTTCAAAGTCTCAGTGGAACTGAAGTTTTTGAGACAGCTTGTGATCGAACTGTTCTGTTCAATGTCAAGACTCAAGTCCAAAAATGTTTCATCCCTTGCTGTTACTGTTTCACACCGTAGGCATCTTGTTTCATTGGTTAGTATGCCCTGCATTTAAATAGATAGAGACAGTCAGATTCTAGAAATGGTTATAGAAAATGAATGTTTGGGAAGGAAATGGCTCACAGTTCACTGACATTATTCATTTACTACTGTGAGAAATGAATTCTGCTAAATGTGGCCAAATGTGCCCACCAGGCATGTGTGCGGAACATACAAGCAGTATATCAAGTGCGCCCACCATGTAGGTGACTTTGGCATAGAAATGTGCCAGTCAAGTCATCAAGTGGGCATGTGCATGTTGAATGTAGACTTTGGGCTGAACTATGTCTGTAGTTTTTGGGCCACATCACCTGATGCATGCCCAGATGTCCAACACATTCACGTTGTCATCCATTGGTCCTGTGTAGAGTTGTGCATGGCTGAGTAGAGCAATGCAAAAATTACAGAAAAAACCACCACCCCATGCATGTTGACTACTAATGAGAGCAGCTAGGAATGGGTCAAGTTGATTAACCTGAAAATTTTTGTGGACCCATGTAACCAGTGGTTCCTTTTGTCCACCATTCGCTTGAGCAGTGTGCAGCCCATTTGGAACCTTTTCAGGCGGTGATGAAGTCTCAGGAGAACTTTTAGCAGCATTGTGCTCTTTCTCCAGGATGTCAACGAGCTCGTTAAGCAGGAAAATCAGAAATTCATGAGCATCCTACATAAGAAAACCATGGaaacggttcatctctgggatacAATGAGAATATTGCATTGAAGGATCATAGAAGAGTTAGCAAAAACATCGCACATATCAGGTCACACTTGTTGGCATGGAAATAAGGGAAGTAAGAACTTGTATTGCCTTTTATTCCAGTAATCTCACATATAAATTTGAAAATGCAAGTACTTCTTTATATTTCTGGAGCCTTATATCTCTCGGTAGATACATACACACACATCAATGCATAtgaatatttatatataaaaaaatctttTGTGGTTTTGTAATAACAATACTGAGATTCAACTAAGCTCATCGGGGTTTCCCATTGCCAATCTGCCACCATTTCTCTGCATCTGACATCAAATATATATTTGTGTCCCTGCTGTCCACATACCTGGTGCATGTAACTACGGAAAATCTCATTTTGTTTCTTCACTCTCTGCACGAAACGCTTTGGAGCGATAACACCTGTTTTCTTCTTCTGAGAACTTATCTGCAAATAGCAACACCAAATAAGTGATTCAGCAAAAACACACTACTGATAACGTTAATCAGTATCCGCCTTTAGATATATAAGAAATGATATAAGTAGACACCTCTCGCAGAATGAAGAAAACATGGAATCAGACAATCATATTTACATCAGATGCAAAGTAGCATGAAAGATTTGGTCTGGTTTTGTTTCCTTGGAATCAAATGGGTTCTAATAGAATCTGCAGTTAGATTATGGAAGGGTGGAGCAATGGCCCTTTACGTCTGGAGGTAAAGCTCTCTCGAAGATGTTACACGATTCAAAAATGTGGGGAATCTGGAAAGAAAGAATAGaagttctgtttttctttttccttttgggtTCCTCATTGGAGGGGTATTCTGCACAGTTTATTGGTCTGATCTTCAATGAGAATGGAAAGGGACTGTGATGATTGCCGGAGGCACTCAGCTAGGGATTCGGGTATTGGTCCTGGTCAATGGAAACTCGATGTCGACGGTAGTTTGTTGGGCAATCCAGGGGAATTGGCTATGGTGGCGTCATTAGAAAAGAAGACAGCTCCATTGTTCTATCCagtcgaaatatcagtatcgtgttaggtatcacattcttgggatatgaatacatatcggttatcgcatgggatatattggttgtatcgtgtaatgtatcactgttgttggaaacatggggaaacaatgAGAAACTGGTTGAATTTTTCTATGAAACTTCtgtgattattaaaaaagacatcaatacacagttataaatcaaaacattacaaaaaacaagtacacataataggttttctttgtatgggatcctaatctatgcgttgtctaactaaattgatgcaagtatattcaacgTCTGTTCATATAacttataaatgtaagaagacgtgtggaaacacaagcaacacattcaaaagcaaaagaagaatcactagaatAGGTTACAGACatgtttgatgtgatgtttgaatacaaagattgcaaatgatttgcaagaaattcagaaattttgatttatttttttttattttttcaatttttcgcaactcggcccatctccaaatctcgaaatcgaaactcccaatccatgatttttcatacaaaacatgaaaaatcatgaatttgaaacaaattgacactaatttaacatgatttacagaaaataagagcattgaaattcgaaaatgctgactagatcgaacatgtgggatatatcgcactacttgtgcatttcatatcgcactggtgggatacaagatatatcgtgggatatatcggccaatatcgtcgatatttaaaacagtggTTCTATCTTTCTCGGGACCATAGGAGTTGGTAACTCCAATAGAACTGAATTCATGGACCATTAAAGTTGGAATAGAATTATTTTTTGATTGACCCAAAGGCCCACTCATTGTGGAAGGTGACTTTGCATCAGCTATAGGGTGGGCCTCGAGGAAGGCATCACCTCCTTcagttttatttttcatttttaacaacATTATGGCGTGTCTGTTATTTATGTTTTAGCTTTAGTCATGTTCCAAGAGAAGCAAGTTGCATTGCCAACTCCCTAGTTAAGGAGTGCATAGAACCAAATCTTTGTGTAGGTTACCTGTTCGAtttgttttcctatttttctatgcactaatcatcatcatctaagacttatcccaattaattagggtcagccacatgaatcctattctgccGTTCCACTCTATGAAGGACTataccttcaattagaccataggtcatcaagtcttttcttactacctccatccacatccttttgggccttccccttgccgtTTTAGAGTCTTCAATTTGTACCAACTCATTCCTAACTGGTGTGGTTCATAGTCTCAGTTGCGTATGAACAAACCATCTATCATGGGTGTGGGATTGTCAAGGGAAGAGCTCCATTTTATGCAAGCACATTTGGGTGTCAAGAAGGTTCATTTCTGCCAACATAGCTGGGCCACCGTCATGTATAGGAAAGGCACCGAAGTACCTATGGGATAAAGTCATTTAAAGATTTGTTAGTATGCTATCTAGGTGGAAGAATAGACATTTGTCGTTGGGTGGAAGGTTAATACTAATTAAACCGGTAATGTCCAATTTATTAGATTATTATCTAATGCCCCATTCAATTCCACCTCAGTTAAGTTATAAGAAAAGCTCCAACTTTGGTCAGCATCCAACCAATTAACTAATATATTTACACTGGACACTCCGCAGCCATCATGCTTAAAGAACCAATCCACCAAGTGGTGGAGTGGACACTCCCCGGCCATAGTATTCATTttttacaacaacaacaacaaaaagaagaagaagaagaagaagaagaagaagaagaggaaaagaaaaaaagagcctGAGCATAGACCACGCCATTGACTTCTGAAATATAAACCAACAAACAATTGTCAAGTGCCGTCAATTTAAGAGTAACTTGGAAAAAGTACAGGAACACAAATCCCAGCAATAATGCAGCTAACATTTCCCAATAGAACTCTTACCTGGGTGAATAGATCTGCCAAGCATGTCAAAAGATTCTCTTCTGCATCTCCCGGATTCTTGTTATTTGCATAATATTCCAGTAATTGTTCATGGAAAGGAACACAGAAGTAAAGGGCCTACGGACAAATAACAATGTGCAGAGTTATGCTTAAGCCAAATAAAATTTGGAATGCTACATGCAGAATTATCTCATACCACCAACAATTCCGTGATATGTGAGAGCCAGCACATGAAGGTTCACCATTAGGTACCGTACTATTACATGACAAAATGCGGTTCAAATTCCCCAATCTTTAATTAAAACAAACTATATGACATAAGACTTATCAATTTGCACATTCAAAACCCCATTCTTTAATTTAAACAAATCATATGACATAATTGGtgatttaaaatttttctatGTAAACTGCATTAATTTGCACATTCAAAACCCCAATATTTATTTTAAACAACGTATACGACATAATTGGTGACTTGATGTTTTTTAATGTAAATTGCATCAAGCAGCACATTCAAGACAACCACACACCTCATAATATTTCCTCTGCAGGTGCTACGTGCTATATCTTGTAATGAGAAACTCGGATCAGGGCAAGTGCTCCCTACCTTCCTCCAAATTTGAGTTATGGTCtgctcttgattttgatttttattttttaagaggtAATGGTAAATTTTATTAGATTAAGGGCGAAGATGAGAAATCTACACTTGTATATCTACAAAGGAATCAAAATTATCAAAAGAAACATCTACAAATGACTTGAGTGTCAAAGCCCATAAAGCCACATCCGACTTGGCCTTCTTGAAGGCCTCAATGGGAAtgtgttacttttttttttaatgatgacagGATGTCCCTGcccctttaaggcgagactattccatGCGGATGCGTGCAATCACCCACCAACCACATACATCAGGTAATCCATGGGGAGGGGACTCGAACAGTTGTGTTACTGATTGACAAGAATCTATTTTTATGCCCAAACAGAGGCACGCCAAGAGCGGGGAATTCTCCTTTTGGGCCCTTCTCCTCCCCcaggccacaccaaaagaaaagacCAAATTGACTCTCAATCACAATGAACAAGACAGAGGCTCCCCCAAACTGCCATAGGAAAAGGAGCAATGCATGAATAAATAAAGACTTGGCATCCCAAAGGCATAAAGGCAAACCGTATGTGACCAACATTTGCCTGTTCCAAAGGTTGTTGATTGTAAGCACTCCCCCCTTGTCCACGAGGCTTAATTTGAGGACCAAGGTACAACCAAATAAATTTTGCCGGCTCGCAAGATTCCAACAAACAGGGAGAAAAATTGCCAAATAGGATTATCTGACCGAGAATATGCCTGATCTTTCCAATCTCCAAACCCAACCATCCCTCCTAAACACGGATGGGGAGCAATGTTACAGATGGTTCAATGACCCACCATCTCCTCCAACTCCACATCACCAAGGTTACCGTAGAATTGAGGGGGGACCACTTGCCCACCAAGCGAATCAAAGCCATGGTGTTCCGCAACGGCTGTTATGGAGTCGTAAAGGTTGTTATGTAAAGGCAAaaggtggcaaccattacacgttacaaGGCCGTAGCGGCTGTAGTGGTTGTTACGGAAAAAGTGACCTGTAACATCTGTTACAACCATCGTAACGGCCCATTACGTCCCCCATAAAGGCCGTAACGGCTCCATAACAGTCCATTATGAGGTCGATATAGGTTTTTCGGGCCTTtttcaataaaagaaaaaatggaccataacagccattacggtcGTATCATAAAGATAATGGCGGTagccgttacagccaccattactgttacggaataccttgatcaAAGCAACAAGATTCTCCTTGTCAAATGCAACTGAGGCAAGCATGAGGAAGATCAAGCGAAGAGGCCTATCAACGCATGAAACATTCTACCATAAGTTAATGTGGGTTCCACCACCCACCACATGAGACTTCCTTCTTGAACAAATTCACAGTTCTCAATATGGCCTTCTAGATGCTCGACAGTCTATAGATAGAAGAGATTTTAGTGAACCAAGCTCCCTCATCTACCCCATACTTGCATGTGATAACCTGCTTGCATAAGCTGTTTTCTTCCACTCCAAACCTCCACAACAACTTCCAGACAAGGCTACATGCATAGATTTCAAATTCCTAATATAAGTTGCACCTTCACATATTGGCCTGCATACATCACATCAATTCATCATATGGAACATATGCTTCTCTTCTCTTCTATTCCTTTCAAAAGTATGTCTCTTCAAAGTCTTTACAATCAGCTAAGAACAAAAGTCAGACATTGGAATAACGACATGAAATATAGCGGCATATTGGACATGACTGGCTTGGTGAGAgtgattctttctttcttttttttcttttttttctttttttttttcttttttttttaagaggaCATGAGCCCACATTGAACTCAACACTAAAGCTTTCTTTTGATTAACTCTACAAAACATGCCTTCCAACACCAAAGCATTCTTTTGATTATCCCCATAACTTTATCCCACAAGTGCTTTGCTAGTTTGCTAACACTAATAGAAAACCCAAAGAAGAAGGAAGGTTAGCTACCTTACAACCAACTACCCAGCAAATCTCTCCACCTTTAAGGCCTAAAACCACAtcaaaacaacaaacaactttccTTAAATCATCCACCTGAGTATCCGCATCACAAAATAGCTTGGGCATGGTTGCCTTGATGAgagtgattctttttttttttctttttctttttcttttcttcttttct contains:
- the LOC131233595 gene encoding ubiquitin carboxyl-terminal hydrolase 4 isoform X1, translating into MGAAGSKLEKALGEQFPEGERYFGLENFGNTCYCNSVLQALYFCVPFHEQLLEYYANNKNPGDAEENLLTCLADLFTQISSQKKKTGVIAPKRFVQRVKKQNEIFRSYMHQDAHEFLIFLLNELVDILEKEHNAAKSSPETSSPPEKVPNGLHTAQANGGQKEPLVTWVHKNFQGILTNETRCLRCETVTARDETFLDLSLDIEQNSSITSCLKNFSSTETLNAEDKFFCDKCCSLQEAQKRMKIKKPPHILVIHLKRFKYIEQLSRYKKLSYRVVFPLELKLSNTMDDEDNEYSLFAVVVHVGSGPNHGHYVSLVKSHNHWLFFDDENVEMIDESAVQTFFGSTQEYSSNTDHGYILFYESLVSRS